In Procambarus clarkii isolate CNS0578487 chromosome 13, FALCON_Pclarkii_2.0, whole genome shotgun sequence, the genomic stretch GTCTtttattcttctctctctctctctctctctctctctctctctctctctctctctctctctctctctctctctctctctctctctctctctctctctctctctctctctctcattttacgCCTTTTGATCTACTGCATTTCTCACCCTTTTGCTATTTTCCTTTCCTCTGTCATTTTACCTCTCCCCTATTTCCCTTCAGTTCCCAGCTGTCCTTGTACATCTCCCCATCACACCGTCCCTATCCCCCTTCCATCCTCCTATCCCATGGGAAATAATATCGTCTCATTATCGTATAAGAGAGACCGAATTGACCCCCCAAAAAAGTTGATTGCGGCTGcagcctgagtgtgaggcactctgtgattgattgattgattgattgattgattgattgatgaggattgagccaccacaagaggtggtaCGGGACATGAGTCTAGCTGGTAGGTGGTATAGATTGTTTGGGTTGAATGAGGTCTTTGGTGGTGGAAGTGGATTGTAGTTTAGTGCTTCTGTCTAAcgtaagcagtaaaataggtacctgagtgttagtcagctgtcacgggctgcttcctgggggtggaggcctggtcgaggaccgggccgcggggacactaaagccccgaaatcatctcaagataacctcgagataacGAGGGGGCGTGTGTTCCTCTGGAGTTTGAGGAGGTGAAGAGAGTGCAGTCCTTTTCTttggctctgtctgtctgtctgtctctctctctctctctctctctctctctctctctctctctctctctctctctctctctctctctctctctctctctctctctcactcacactttccttccttcctctctctccgacTTTTTCCCTTAATTTTCTCTTTCCCTCTTCTGTCTCATCCTATTCCCTTTCCctgtttcccctctctctctgactttctcccctctccctctctctgacatttccccctctccctctctgtctttcCCCTCTCCCGGCCGTGTTTGCCCTCCGCTCAATATTGTTCCGTCCTGATATTCCCGCTTTGTTGCCCAAACGTTCCGAAGAATTAGCTCGTAAAGCAGAAACCTTCCctcccacccttccctccctccctcccttccctcccttccttccttcctctttcccttcctctttCATCGCCTTCCTTCCAatttctccctcctccctcatcgCTTTTTTTCCGTTTTTCTTCCATTCTTCTGTATTCCTTATCATCTTACCACTCAAACACtccctcgttctctctctctctctctttctctctctctctctctttctctctctctctctatttctctctctttctctttctctctctctctctctctctctctctctctctctctctctctctctctctctctctctctctctctctctctctctcaattctaTCTATTGTCAATTAAAACcattcaacactctccctctatatGTAATGGGCATAACTAACAAAATTGCTATCTTTCCCATTTCCCTTCAcatatcccccccctccctctgtctTTCCCTCGTAATTTCCCCTTCATATCTCTTTCCCCTCTCCATATATTTCCTTTCCCTTTTGCCTTCATAGGCCTTTCTTGTCTTTCTCTGTTTGCCTTACATCTCATTCCTTCTCTTTCCTATCTTTCCCGTCCCTTCCGTATCCTCCCTTCCCAATCTCACTTTCCCTATTGCTCCTGTGCTTTCGGATAACCTTTCTCCTTTGCAATTTTCCTCATTTGatttctttctcttcctcctaTCCCTGTTATCTCTCTTTTCATTCCCCTAAATATACCTtctcttcaattttttcctttctCTTCCTAATCTCTTCTTTCGTTTCCTGGAAGAGGGCAGAAGGGAGGGGATCAGAGAGACGGAGAAAAGAGGATTGAGAGTCTGAATGGAAAAATAGGATGACTGGAAAAGTGGGGGATGGGTGGAGTAGGAAAGTAAAATAGGAAATAGGAAAGCTTAATTGGGAGAAGAAAGAGAGAATAAGAATAGAAATAAGAATAAATATActagggtaaaaagaataaatgaAGAGTAGAAAGAATAGATACAGGATAAAGAACAAAGAGGAATAGAAATGAAATAAACTCAGAGGTAGTtatagaaagagggagagagagagagagagaaagaggaagagaagtgAAAGATTAGGAGAAAGGAAAGACAAAAAAATAGGAATTATGGAATATCAGACAGACTATGAAAgcagaaaatatgagaaagagggGAATAAGAAATGAGGGGAGTGGGAAAGGCTGAAGAATGACGAAGAAGGAAACAACAAGAGAAAGAAGAGTAACTAGGGAATAGGAGATAGAGTAAGGAATGAGAAAAATAGAATAAGGGAAGATAAGAAAGGAGgtgagaaaagagagaaagagatgatgaAATAGGAGAGAGAAAAATGAGTGACCAAcattattttgttatgaattcaCAACACCAAGACGTGTTATTATAGATTTATTAATACATAAATAATGACCAGTGGAATGTGTAATGATCTTCGTGTCCAATGgttacaggtgtgggggggggggatattgacCAAGAGTCATTTATGGGGGGCACTTTTGTCCAAGGGTTACAGGTGTGGGGGGGATATTGACCAAGAGTCATTTATAGGGGGCACTTTTGTCCAAGGGTTACAGGTGTGGGGGGGATATTGACCAAGAGTCATTTATAGGGGGCACTTTTGTCCAAGGgttacaggtgtgggggggggatattGACCAAGAGTCATTTATGGGGGGCACTTTTGTCCAAGGgttacaggtgtgggggggggatattGACCAAGAGTCATTTATGGGGGGCACTTTTGTCCAAGGGTTACAGGTGTGGGGGGGATATTGACCAAGAGTCATTTATAGGGGGCACTTTTGTCCAAGGGTTACAGGTGTGGGGGGAAATAATGACCAAGAGTCACTAATGGGGAGTACTTTTGTCCAAGGgttacaggtgtggggggggataTTTACCAAGAGTCACTTATAGACGGAGGGTACTTTTGTCCAAGGGTTACAGGTGTGGGGGGAAATAATGACCAAGAGTCACTAATGGGGAGTACTTTTGTCCAAGGgctacaggtgtgggggggggatattGACCAAGAGTCCCTTATGGGGAGTACTTTTGTCCAAGGGCTACAGGTGTGGGGGGGATATTGACCAAGAGTCATTTATAGGGGGCGCTTTTGTCCAAGGgctacaggtgtggggggggataTTGACGAAGAGTCACTTATGGACGGAGGGTACTTTTGTCCAAGGGTTACTCACGAGTGACTACGAGTGACTGTAACTGAGGTTGTTAGCGGAATTACAACTACATTTTTGTCTTGAAGAAAGACGAAGTAATATGGCCTTATTACTTTCCTACTTAGGGTCTATCTCTCGTATCCTCCCTTTCTCATCTGCCTCCCTTACACTCCCTTACAACACCacgtacactccccccccccacctacacacacactctcccttgcCCAatgatctctctccctccccccaaacacacacacacagacacacacacacacacatacacatttgattgacagtcgagaggcgagaccaaagagctaaagctcaatacccgcaagcacaactaggtgagtacacacacacacacacacacacacacacacacacacacacacatatccaggggatctggtagctgagtggacagcgggcATTACTCGTAATTctgaggcccgggttcgattccctgaccagacagaaacaaatgggcaaagtttcttttaccctgatggccctgttacctagcagtatataggtacctgggagttagtcagctgtcacgggctgcttcctaggtgtgtgtgtgtgtgggaaaaaaatagtagttaataacagttgattgacagttgagaggcggggcgaaaaagcaaagctcatcccccgcaagtacaactaggtgaatacaacttggtgaatacacacatacacacacacacagaaaggcctttgatacagtactgcacatgagactgctgttcaaactcgagaggcaggcgggggtggggggaaaggtcctagcatggataaggaactacctaacaggaaggagccagagagttacggttaggggcgagaagtcggactggcgaacagtaacaagtggagtaccacaaggatcggtgctgggaccaattctacttctaatatatgttaacgacatgtttacaggcgtagagtcctacatgtcgatgtttgcggatgacgcaaagttgatgagaagagttgtgaaagatgaggattgtaggatcctccaagaggacctgaacaggttgcagagatggtcagagaaatggctactggagttcaacacgagcaaatgtaaagttatggaaatgggactagtgataggagaccaaagggtcaaACAAACACAAagggtacacaatgaaggggaacagcctacctgtgactacgcgtgaaagagacctgggggtggacgtaacacctaatctatctcctgaagcacatataaataggataacgacagcagcgtactctacactggcaaaagttagaacatcattcagaaacctaagtaaggaggcatttagggcgctttacactgcctacgtgaggccagtcttagagtatgccgcctcatcatggagtccccatctgaagaagcatataaggaaactggaaaaggttcagaggtttgcaatgagactcgtcccagagttacgagggatggggtatcttaagctactctatccctttgagatgtatttattgcttatctcaataaacatacttgaacttgaacttgatggggtatgaggagcgcctgaaggaactgtgccttacgacactagaaagaagaagggagaggggggatatgactggaacgtataaaatactcagggggattgacagagtggacatagacgaaatgttcacacgcaatagtaacagaacgaggggacatggatggaagcttgaaactcagatgaatcacagggatgttaggaagttttcttttagcgtgacagtagtgggaaaatggaatgcacttcaggagcaggttgtggaagcaaatactattcataattttaaaaccagatatgatagggaaatgggacaggagtcattgctgtaaacaaccgatgcttgaaaggcgggatccaagagtcaatgctcgatcctgcaggcgcaaataggtgagtacacacacacatacacacactcacacacacacacacacacacacacacacacacacacacacacacacacacacacactcacacacacacacacacacacacacacacacacacactcacctctcaAACTATCTCCATCATCACCCGCCATAATCAATGGATCAACACCAGACCCGCCCAGCAACCCCGGTCTCCCCCGAAAACTCCAGTCGACAGTGATTTGCGGTATCGGAATGCCAGGGTTCGATACCCGGCCTGGTAATTGACCCGGGGACATTAATCCCGTAAGTGGCCATCGGGGACTTTATTGCCCTTAGTCGACCAATTTAGGGAGGAAATGGCTTGGCTGGTggtaggaggggggagggggatggaagggggaggtgggaggggggggaataGGTGGGGAAGGAGGATGAATGAGGGagtaggaaggaagaaaggagtaAGAAATGGGAAGTGAGGGATAAAGTGGGGAAGGGGGTCGGGTGGAAAAGAAGGTGGAGAGATGGAATAGGGGAAAGACGAGGAGGAATGGGGGGATAGTtggtggagaaggaagagaggggaagTAGAAGAAGGGGCATGGGTAAAGAGTTTGGGGAGTAGGGGGAAGAAATCGTCATGTAGGAAGTGAATAAGAGATGTTGGGGTAGGGATAAGTGCTACATTAGGGTAAGAAGGTATGGAAAGGATGAAATGGAAATAGGTTTAAATGGGAAATGGGTAGAGGCTGAGATGGGTGGGGAAAGGGAGATTAGGGACGAAAATCAGCATGTTGTGGAGGGGAGAAAAATGAAAGGAAAGGGAGAGAAGTAGGGAGATTAGAGACGGTTGgtaaggatgagagagagagagagagagagagagagagagagagagagagagagagagagatgagaagaAGTGATGAGGAGAAGGTAGAGGAGAAGAAGGGGCAAGTGGAAAATGAGGTGAGGAAAAATGAGAATAGGCTGGGGGGTGGAGGGATAAAGAAAAGAAATGAATAGGATGAATGAGGGGGGGATGAGTAATATGAATACAGTGAGGGAAGGGAATGAGTTGAGGAACGGGAGTTAGCAGATGTGTGGTGAGGAAACGAATGAGGGAATGAGTACAGGGCATGAGTGAGAACCTCACCTCATATGAGCATTCTACACATATAAACCTTAACACGAAagctaataaaaataataaattataaaatcacATCATTCAACGTGAATAATATTTTACAATTAATGTTGTTTATTCAATGGAGATTTGTGTTCACGGAAGGAGCCATGGCCCTCATATGGACCACAGGGAGAGCCATGGCCCTCATGTGGACCACAGGAAGAGCTATGGCCCTCATGTGGGTCCCAGGGAGAGCCATGGCCCTCATGTGGACCACAGGGAGAGCCATGGCCCTCATGTGGGTCCCAGGGAGAGCCATGGCCCTCATGTGGGTCCCAGGGAGAGCCATGGCCCTCATGTGGACCACAGGGAGAGCCATGGCCCTCATATGGACCACAGGGAGAGCCCTGGCCCTCATGTGGACCACAGGGAGAGCCATGGCCCTCATGTGGACCACAGGAAGAGCCATGACCCTCATGCGGACCACAGGGAGAGCCATGGCCCTCATGTGGACCACAGGGAGAGCCATGGCCCTCATGTGGACCACAGGGAGAGCCATGGCTCTCAAGTGGACCACAGGGAGAGCCATGGCCCTCATATGGCCCACAGGGAGAACCATGGCCCTCATGTGGACCACAGGGAGAGCCATGGCCCTCATGTGGACCACAGGGAAAGCCATGGCCCTCATGTGGACCACAGGGAGAGCCATGGCCCTCATGTGGACCACAGGGAGAGCCATGGCTCTCATATGGCCCACAGAGAGAACCATGGCCCTCATGTGAACCCCAGGAAGAGCCATGGCCCTCATGTGGACCACAGGGAGAGCCATGGCCTTCATGTGGACCACAGGGAGAGCCATGGCCCTCATGTGGACCACAGTGAGAGCCATGGCCCTCATGTGGACCACAGGGAGAGCCATGGCCCTCATGTGGACCACAGGGAGAGCCATGGCCCTCATGTGGACCACAGGGAGAGCCATGGCTCTCATATGGCCCACAGGGAGAACCATAGCCCTCATGTGAACCACAGGAAGAGCCATGGCCCTCATGTGGACCACAGGGAGAGCCATGGCCCTCATGTGGACCACAGGGAGAGCCATGGCCCTCCTGTGGACCACAGGGAGAGCCATGGCCTTCATGTGGACCACAGGGAGAGCCATGGCTCTCATATGGCCCACAGGGAGAACCATGGCCCTCATATGAACCACAGGAAGAGCCATGGCCCTCATGTGGACCACAGGGAGAGCCATGGCCCTCATATGGCCCACATATGAGAGCCATGGCCCTCATATGAACCACAGGGAGAGCCATGGCCCTCATATGGCCCACATATGAGAGCCATGGCCCTCATATGAACCACAGGGAGAGCCATGGCCCTCATATGAACCACAGGGAGAGCCATGGCCCTCATATGAACCACAGGGAGAGCCATGGCCCTCATGTGGACCATAATCGCTGTTCTCAGTTTTACGAGAAGCGGATAATTACTTATGAAGATGCGGAAGATTAGGACCAGAAAGAAATGAATGAGGAGCAGGAAGAGATGAatgaagaggaagagaaggaagagaaaaagGAATAGGTAGAGTAAGAGTAGGACCAACAACAGGAACGATAAGGTAA encodes the following:
- the LOC138364378 gene encoding eukaryotic translation initiation factor 3 subunit A-like — encoded protein: MDHRESHGPHVDHRKSYGPHVGPRESHGPHVDHRESHGPHVGPRESHGPHVGPRESHGPHVDHRESHGPHMDHRESPGPHVDHRESHGPHVDHRKSHDPHADHRESHGPHVDHRESHGPHVDHRESHGSQVDHRESHGPHMAHRENHGPHVDHRESHGPHVDHRESHGPHVDHRESHGPHVDHRESHGSHMAHRENHGPHVNPRKSHGPHVDHRESHGLHVDHRESHGPHVDHSESHGPHVDHRESHGPHVDHRESHGPHVDHRESHGSHMAHRENHSPHVNHRKSHGPHVDHRESHGPHVDHRESHGPPVDHRESHGLHVDHRESHGSHMAHRENHGPHMNHRKSHGPHVDHRESHGPHMAHI